ggcatttgacttatccatacgccaaagtcgggtaggggaattatggaacgggctcacagagtgaacccgctccatactatGCCGTTGTCGGCTGTTAGTTACAGCCAAcatttcagagtaatgagcggcatcccgctcatttaactagttaaatgctgcggtcagtagcgaccacagcatttaaattgttagaaagaggggggcgatggttgctttgGCTGCCTGgggtcctaatgaaggcccccagatccgcaatctttgtgctcctactaagcctccggcctgtcagaatcccgatatactgcaatacattagtattgccgtatatcgtgcaagtgatttaacgatcgctggttgaagtaccctaggtggactaataaaaaaagtaaaaattagttaaagaggctctgtcaccagattttgcaacccctatctgctattgcagcagataggcgctgcaatgtagattacagtaacgtttttatttgttttttaaacaagcatttttggccaagttatgaccatttttatatttatttaaatgaggcttgcagaagtccaagtgggcgtgtattatgtgcgtacatcggggcgtgtttactacttttactagctgggcgttgtgtatagaagtatcatccacttctcttcagaacgcccagcttctggcagtgcagacacagccgtgttctcgagagatcacgctgtgtcgtcactcacttcctgccccaggtcctgcatcgtgtcggccacatcggcaccagaggctacagttgattctgcagcagcatcagcgtttgcaggtaagtagctacatcgacttacctgcaaacgctgatgctgctgcagaatcatctgtagcctctggtgccgatgtgtcctcgctcgtctgacacgatgcaggacctgtgagtgacgtcacagcgtgatctgccagaagctgtgcgttctgaagagaagtggatgatacttctatacacaacgcccagctagtaaaagaagtaaaaacgccccgatgtacgcacataatacacgcccagttgtacttttgcaagcctcatttacataaatacaaaaatggccataacttggccaaaaatgctcgtttttgtaaaaataaaaacgttcctgtaatctacattgcagcgccgatctgctgcaatagcagataggggttgcaaaatctggtgacagagcctctttaaataaagtgtttttttttttttatgtaaaacccccttttcccattttccccctagagcatagtaaaaaaaaaaatgaataaacataattggtatcgccgcgtccgtaaaagtttgaactattacaatatatcattatttaacccgcatggtgaacaaaaaaaattgtaaacgccagaatttctattttttggtcccctcatctgccacaaaaaatgaaataaaatgcaatcaaaacgtcgcatgtaccccaaaatggtattattaaaaacgacataaataagccctcatgccacttaatcgacggaaaaataaaaaacttatggctctcggaatttggcgatacaaaataaggcaaaatggcaaaaaaaatggtgctacgaaaaactaaaactcgtcccgcaaaaatcaagccctcatagtactacatcgacggaaaaataaagatgttatgtcttttggaatgtggggaggaaaaaaactaaaatgcggcgggaaggggttaaaaatcaataaattgtaggaattgcaataaaattctgTTCTCGACATGCTACTTACCCATTAGGCCGCAGAATCGGGGAAAGGTTCGGGGGATTCGGGTTTGTGGGTTGACCTCGATGAGAACGTTCCTCTGTGTGTGGATATAGACTTGTAACAATCCCGCTCGGTTGAGAGGACTGTCCAATAACATCAGCAAGCTCTGGGGGGGGGGATCAAAACAGAcgcaattatattatatatatggcaGAAGGGTAAAGGGGGGCATCGGGTGTGGAACCGGGACGATCGCCATGCTGTGGGGGTGAGAGGAGGACAACCCGGGAGGgaggggggagcaatgttctgACTTATTTTGCAGACCTAAATTGGTAAACCCTCTAGACTCGACAGTCCGTGACTACAGGCTCCTGAGATGTAATTTGGGTACCGTTTATTACATTACCTTTTTGTTTCAGGGTCCCCTCGATAGCCTCCCCGAACACAGACAGAGgttcagcaccgtaatttcagccataacggacgctgccgtgtgaacataccctaagatgacgacttccggccacggcttccggccatattttcaaggaagaggagcgtagaccaacGGAggaggcggcaggagaaggtaatttatgttcgtgtatgtgatgtgtgtatcatgttcgtgtgatactgtctgctgagccctgtatctaatcctcctacactgcgcagtcgctcagaaaatggcggcacagtgtgtaggaggtttgaatacattcaaacccctccctctcctggcactagccagaataagggagggggggattgtgtgaggacactagaggagagtgtgtccaccccaaatttgcagcataaagcaatgaggttgctttaccacattgaccaggctgcaattttgggaactgctccctctagtggccagcacatgggaatgttataaattagaatcgaatttataatatttcctgccttgtgaataaattaaaacaaatgtgtaatcacttaaatactaaattgtttaactgaaaataaataattttctagcgacacattccctttaagggttttGTCTGATGACGACAACtgtccatacaccctattaggactCTGGGCTGCCTGGCGCCCCTGGTGCTTCCATGATCATATGGACAGCCAATTAATTTGAAAGGTGCACCTCCACATTTGGGAAATGTACGCATAGACGCAGTAAAGGACGCCGTACTcgcagcaatcagctgatcggctTCTTTATAAAaagtggacaattcctttaagtcgGTGACAACGTACCTGATGTGTGATGTCCGGCCGCACCTCACCAGGGTCTTTCCCATTCTTCACCAGGATGTTTTTATGTTGGTCACAGTTTAGTAATTCATAGGTTTTTCCTGCCTGGAACAAGAAATGGATATCGAATACCAGAGCAGCAGCATTTCTCGCCTTCCAATAAGAGCTGTCATGGGGATTTTACTACAGGGGATGATGCCTGATGTTATGTTCATATGTCGGGGACTTGTGCAACGAGGATGACccccttatataaatatatacagtgaatgtGCTATATAGGATGCTTCTATATACAGAGATTAGATACGGGTCAGAAGCCTGCAGCCAACAATACCCTACATATACGCAATAGACTCAACCCGTGGGCCTCCAGCAGttgtgaactacaactcccagaatgcctAGTCTGCCTGCGCACACATTTAGATTACCCGCACGGTCTCCAGGCTGGCCCCCTCCAGTAACACGATCAGTCTCTTGTCTTTCCGTCGCTTGATCCGGGGCTCGTCCTCATCTGTGTGATTAACACTCGTGGGTCCCCTGCGCGCCGCCATGTCTGCTAAGTGGTGTGGATGGCGAGAGAGCAACTTCCGGTGCCGGCGCCATGTTGGGGTTGGTTGGATAGTCACATGACGGGGACTCAGCGGAACTATAGTGCAGGGGGAGAAGCGGTTGGCCGGAGCTGACAGGTAATAGCACACTTCCGGTGTCCTTCTGCTGCCGGGGTTGACATACAGGAGGGGACACGTGAAAGCGCAGAAGAACAGGGGTGAGGACGAGGGTTGATTGTGGGGGGCGCCGTACATGTATGTGAGCTCCGCGGTGTCATCATGCTTCAGGATGTCATATGACTATATCGCATGTACTGTTACAATGCGATTTTATCTTGTTATAAAATCGCAGGTCTTTTCCCGTAGGATGGTGCCGTTACGTGATGTAGCCGCTGATGGTCACATTAAGCGATTGGCGCTGTGCGGTTTGCGGCCTCTCAGCCTCATTAGATTGCGCGACTTTAGAAGATTTGATCAGTTTTAGtttgtgcagatttttttttattcgttttttggaGGCGAAAGTTCATTTTGGACCACAGCGAAGGTCAGGATGGGGGGAGATGTTAGGAGGCGGTTAGGGTTTAATTTAAAGGTTATGTCCATAATTTCTGATCGGTGGAGGCCCAACCTCTAGGGCCCCCACTAATCATGAGAATggcgctgcgtccccttcaaggTTTTCTTTGCACAATATCGCTTTCCCGGCTGCTCATTTGAAGTCAGACCCGCACCAATCAGAAAGTGAAGCAAAGGTTAGGGGTTGGACTGGTGGTTTGCTGGCACCTGAAGGTTGTGGGGGGGTGAAGGTTGTGGGCGGGGTGTTGGCTGGGTGGCGAAGGGGGGGGTGTTGGCTGGGTGGCGAAGGGGGGGGTGTTGGCTGGGTGGCGAAGGGGGGGGTGTTGGCTGGGTGGCGAAGGGGGGGGTGTTGGCTGGGTGGCGAAGGGGGGGGTGTTGGCTGGGTggcgaaggggggggggtgttggctgGGTGGCGAAGGGGGGGGGTGTTGGCTGGGTGGCGAAGGGGGGGGGTGTTGGCTGGGTGGCGAAGGGGGGGTGTTGGCTGGGTGGCGAAGGGGGGGGTGTTGGCTGGGTGGCGAAGGGGGGGGTGTTGGCTGGGTggcgaaggggggggggtgttggctgggtggcgaagggggggggggtgttggctgggtggcgaagggggggggggtgttggctgggtggcgaaggggggggggggtgttggctgggtggcgaaggggggggggggtgttggctgggtggcgaagggggggggggtgttggctgggtggcgaaggggggggggtgttggctgggtggcgaaggggggggggtgttggctgggtggcgaagggggggggggtgttggctgggtggcgaagggggggggggtgttggctgggtggcgaaggggggggggtgtgttggCTGGGTggcgaaggggggggggtgttggctgggtggcgaaggggggggggtgttggctgGGTGGCGAAGGGGGGGGTGTTGGCTGGGTGGCGAAGGGGGGGGGTGTGTTGGCTGGGtggcgaagggggggggggtgttggctgggtggcgaaggggggggggtgttggctgggtggcgaaggggggggggtgttggctgggtggcgaaggggggggggtgttggctgGGTGGCGAAGGGGGGGGGTGTTGGCTGGGTGGCGAAGGGGGGGGTGTGTTGGCTGGGTggcgaaggggggggggtgttggctgGGTGGCGAAGGGGGGGGGTGTTGGCTGGGTGGCGAAGGGGGGGGGTGTTGGCTGGGTGGCGAAGAGGGGGGGTGTTGGCTGGGTggcgaaggggggggggtgttggctgggtggcgaaggggggggggtgttggctgGGTGGCGAAGAGGGGGGGGTGTTGGCTGGGTGGCGAAGGTTGGGTGGGGGGGGTGTTGGCTGGGTGGGGGGGGGTGTTGGCTGGGTGGTGAAGGTTGGGTGGGGGGGGTGTTGGCTGGGTGGTGAAGGTTGGGTGGGGGGGGTGTTGGCTGGGTGGTGAAGGTTGGGTGGGGGGGGTGTTGGCTGGGTGGCGAAGAGGGGGGGGTGTTGGCTGGGTGGCGAAGGGGGGGGTGTTGGCTGGGTGGCGAAGAGGGGGGGTGTTGGCTGGGTGGCGAAGAGGGGGGGTGTTGGCTGGGTGGCGAAGGGGGGGGTGTTGGCTGGGTGGCGAAGAGGGGGGGTGTTGGCTGGGTGGCGAAGGGGGGGGTGTTGGCTGGGTggcgaaggggggggggtgttggctgGGTGGCGAAGAGGGGGGGGTGTTGGCTGGGTGGCGAAGAGGGGGGGGTGTTGGCTGGGTGGCGAAGGTTGGGTGGGGGGGGGTGTTGGCTGGGTGGCGAAGGTTGGGTGGGGGGGGTGTTGGCTGGGTGGGGGGGGGTGTTGGCTGGGTGGTGAaggttgggtggggggggggtgttggctgGGTGGGGGGGGGTGTTGGCTGGGTGGTGAAGGTTGGGTGGGGGGGGGTGTTGGCTGGGTGGTGAAGGTTGGGTGGGGGGGGTGTTGGCTGGGTGGTGAAGGTTGGGTGGGGGGGGGTGTTGGCTGGGTGGTGAAGGTTGGCTGGGGGGGGGTGTTGGCTGGGTGGTGAAGGTTGGATGGGGGGTGTTGCCTGGGTGGTGAAGGTTGGATGGGGGGTGTTGGCTGGGTGGTGAAGGTTGGGTGGGGGGGGGTGTtggttgggtgggggggggggtgttggctgGGTGGGGTGTTGGCTGGGTGGTGAAGGTTGGGTGGGGGGGGGTGTTGGCTGGGTGGGGTGTTGGCTGGGTGGTGAaggttgggtggggggggggtgttggctgGGTGGTGAaggttgggtgggggggggggtgttggctgGGTGGTGAaggttgggtggggggggggggtgttggctgGGTGGTGAAGGTTGGGTGGGGGGGGGTGTTGGCTGGGTGGTGAAGGTTGGGTGGGGGGGGGTGTTGGCTGGGTGGTGAAGGTTGGGTGGGGGGGTGTTGGCTGGGTGGTGAAGGTTGGGGGATGGTTGGCTGGCATGTGAGAATAAGGGGTTGGATGGAGGCGATGACTGTCTTTGACGATCATgccctgctgggagttgtagttgaggGTTAGTGTTATGCTTGTGTCTGTCATTTGCTCCTCCGCCATCTCCTCTACACCTCGTGTAGGTTTTAGGGCTGGACGTTCTTTGTCACCTGTCCGATATGATGTAACCAGTAGTAATTGTTGAGCTTCCCATCGTCCGACTGACACTTTTTACATTAAAACCtaaaggatgggggggggggggcagtttctATGGGTCAGTGTTCATGTGTATCAGCAGCCTCTAAGGGGGGTCGTGGTCCTCCACTCAAGCCATCATGTGACCCCTCTCTTGATTGGCCGGGATGGCTCTCAGGCCAGGATACTGTGTATCGCGCACCGAAGGATCAGCCATAAATGTTATAGTCCCCGGAACCCCTTAAATGATTGTATATTGCGCACGTCTGCAGCTTTCTGATACTTTGTATTTTCGGTGCCTCACTGTGTACAAGATCTTTGCTGTCACTAAATGGAAACACAAATGTGACATTCTGAAATTAAAACTCGTCCTCAAGTTACAGTGTACCCGAGCTCTCGTGTACGGACCTGCATGATTGTATGAGCAGCAAGTAATCGGgataggttttcagcctctggctgtatttccattcactggcagcaagcaaaGGTCTTGTAAATTATgaagaattaaaacacaaagtatattagaaagttgcagaactgttGAAGACCTGATTAATACATGACCGTGAATTAGATTTATGTATTTTTCTCTGCAGATCATGGCTCAGAACCTAAAGGACCTTGCTGGTCGTCTGCCCGCTGGGCCCCGTGGACTGGGCACCGGGCTGAAGCTGCTGCTGGGTGCGGGTGCTGTGGGCTATGTCCTCAAGGAGTCGGTCTTTACTGGTGAGCTTCCTCCCTCCAAAACCCACCGACCCCCCGAACCAAAGTATAGTCCATGGAGTAATTAACCCCTGTCTGTCCCCACAGTGGAGGGCGGTCAGAGAGCAATCTTCTTCAACCGGGTCGGGGGTGTGCAGAAGGACACAATCCTGTCCGAGGGTCTTCACTTCAGGTACAGCTCTTTCTTGACTCTGCAGATGAACACGTTGTCACCCAGCGTGGCCGCCATTACATCTCCCTCATGGCGTTGTCACCCGGCTAGAAATGGATCAATAGGTGGAGGATGGGTCACTGCATAACGAGACAAAACGGTCAATTAACCTATAGATGACCAATCTCTCCGCGCAGCTCGTACAATAATCTGCTGGATCTGCAGTTGTACAACCGTTTTTTCGATTGCTCCGACCCATCTAAACTAAACAAAAACACTCATGTTTTGTGTATACGTGTCCAACGCAGACCTATTAATCCGCCCGGTAACAGACTACGAACaatccctgtgtagtctgatcctgcagtcgtgGGTTACAGTCTGTTTTTACGTCGTTCGCCGTTTGGTAAAATCGAcgttaacgttattctgcgggtcaaaacGATTACAGCGATTCtctttcactacttttacaaagttccGCGTTGTTAAAATAAATTGTGTtgagtcgccacattctgagagccatcgctattttttatttttccttcgatgGAGCAGAGtccgggcttgtttttttgcgcgtACATACGGATAGCTGGTTGCTTTCTTATGTACTTCATTTTGTTTTGGGAATCAAGATGACCAATAAAACGCAGTTCTGgcgttgtgaatttttttttcttcctacggCGTTCACCCAAAGGGTTAAACGACATGATATTTGAACAGTTTGTTCTTTTACGGTCGCGACCCTACAGATTATTGATCGCTTATGCAATACTGATCTGCTACAGTGTATTGCGtttatctgtgctctactattCAGCCTAGCCTCTGCCAAGCAACCAATCAGCACCCGGCAATTTAGTTGTTAGGGTGGGGCAGAGGGAGCCCCCCATGCTGTCTAACGGCTCAGATGCCGCAGTCGTTATCTCCGATCTTTTCCGTTGCAGGCGTGTGTCAGCTTTTTATAACAACCAGGACCTGCTGTATATGTTGCAGGCTCCGCTCCGGAGATCGCGCCATATCAGGGAAGCGCACATCCGCCGTACATGTGCAGGGATTGTGCTAAGGGCTTATATTAACAATAACTGAGGGAATAAAGTAACACGAATGCCGGATAAGACTATAcggggtttgtagtctgttaccgtgTAGACACATAGGCCTGCGTACGGGCTGTGTACAAACAACGACAGGAGAGTTTTTTTAAATTGAGACTTTTTGTAGAGTTGCTTATATTCTTAATCTACGTGCATTGGCGCAATAAAAAGTAGCTACGTCCACGTGATATCCGTTGTGTAACGAGAAGTTCTGCAACGTTCTAATATGCATTGTGGTTCAAATGATCaccattttaaagatctctgcttgttgtcagtgctgTGAGCATTTTTGTTTATATCTGAAGGTTGATACtttgtacagacctaatacttctcacagctgagagtttgctacttTTGAATCCAGTCTAGACAGTTCttggtaaggctctgttcacatctgcgtcagttgTTCTGCCTCTTTCCCACGTCCTGGATCCCGGAGTTACGTGTTGTGTATTTTACAGGATTCCCTGGATCCAGTATCCAATTATCTACGATATCCGAGCAAAACCCCGAAAAATATCCTCCCCAACTGGGTCCAAAGGTGAGAACCTTGAACAGTCTGCGCCCTGAGCGGCGTCGCCGTGTCCTCCACAATGTGATCTAGATTTGTGTGTTTTAGTTGTGTTTATATTTCACATTTCTACACCACAGTCTACATATAGAATTAATATACGTCAAAAGTGGAGCCGCTGGGGGAACTATAATAACCTTTCTACGCTGGTTtttggcgtagaaaagtcgcaggAGTCACAATCTGCAGAGTAAATTGGGGCATTTTCCGCCACCCACACCTTTAGAAAAACAGGCATGGAATAACTAAAGGGGGGCTGGGCCGTCCGCAGCCAAACAGATTTAAAATCTATATAGCAGAAAACCACGCCATCTCCCATACCCCCTCCCTCCAGATCAGACTGCCCCCCCCTCTTTCTTCTCCTAttggacaatttaaaaaaaaataatcaccgcTTCGCTTCACCCCTCAAGAACGGGCAGCAGGCCGCGGTGCATACAACGAACTAATGTCTGGGCAGTGGCAGGATGTTGTATGCACCGCAGCCGATCAGAGCCTGGGGGGAGGAGTATTTATTTTATGTGGATTGGGCCCAGTCACGATCGCGCTCCCTACAACCGCGATCGTTGTGGCGCATGTCCAGCCGAAAGATACagcgcatttattaagaggcgttcacctcttaataaatgtcacATCATACTCCAGCAAATTGTTTATTAAAAGTCGCGTATGAAACATCAATCTTAATAAATCATCCccactgtatacacatatattacattacttatcctgagttacattctgtattatactccagagctgcactcactattctgctggtggagtcactgtgtacatacattacattacttatcctgtactgatcctgagttacatcctgtattatactccagagctgcactcactattctgctggtggagtcactgtgtacatacattacattacttatcctgtactgatcctgagttacatcctgtattatactccagagctgcactcactattctgctggtggagtcactgtgtacatacattacattacttatcctgtactgatcctgagttacatcctgtattatactccagagctgcactcactattctgctggtggagtcactgtgtacatacattacattacttatcctgtactgatcctgagttacatcctgtattatactccagagctgcactcactattctgctggtggagtcactgtgtac
The nucleotide sequence above comes from Rhinoderma darwinii isolate aRhiDar2 chromosome 11, aRhiDar2.hap1, whole genome shotgun sequence. Encoded proteins:
- the LOC142664046 gene encoding ribosomal RNA small subunit methyltransferase NEP1-like, encoding MAARRGPTSVNHTDEDEPRIKRRKDKRLIVLLEGASLETVRAGKTYELLNCDQHKNILVKNGKDPGEVRPDITHQSLLMLLDSPLNRAGLLQVYIHTQRNVLIEVNPQTRIPRTFPRFCGLMVQLLHKLSVRAADGPQKLLKVIKNPITDHLPAGCVKVGTSFQGESVPCVRDLVPSVEPMMIVIGAFAHGSVNVDFTERCVSISQYPLSAALTCAKICTAFEEVWGVV